The Polaribacter tangerinus genome has a segment encoding these proteins:
- a CDS encoding UDP-N-acetylmuramoyl-L-alanyl-D-glutamate--2,6-diaminopimelate ligase, whose protein sequence is MRNLKSLLYGVSIKEVVGNTEVFVENVVFDSRKIKNNDVFVAQKGVSVDGHTFIDKAIDLGAIAIICEELPTEKIKHISYVKVADANRALAIIASNFYDNPSNKLSLVGVTGTNGKTTVATLLYQLFKKAGYKVGLLSTVQVMIDDEVFGATHTTPDSLSINFYLDKMLTAGVEYCFMEVSSHGIHQQRTAGLLFSGGVFTNLSHDHLDYHATFAEYRNVKKLFFDTLSKKAFVLTNLDDKNGSFMLQNTQAIKKTYALKTGADYKAKILEKQVSGTLISVDGIEIWTHLIGVFNIYNLIAVIATADLLGVNKLLILKYVSELKSVSGRFENVVSDTDITAIVDYAHTPDALKNVLETINNIKNKNQNVITVVGCGGDRDKTKRPKMAHIASHLSTQVILTSDNPRTENPQTILNDMEAGVLPENVSKTITIQDRRQAIKAACKFAVSGDILLIAGKGHENYQEVNGVRSHFDDLEEVKNCFKQLKK, encoded by the coding sequence ATGAGAAATTTAAAAAGCTTATTGTATGGAGTTTCTATAAAAGAGGTTGTTGGCAATACCGAGGTGTTTGTTGAAAATGTAGTTTTTGACTCCAGAAAAATTAAAAATAACGATGTTTTTGTTGCTCAGAAAGGAGTGTCTGTAGACGGACATACTTTTATAGATAAAGCGATAGATTTAGGAGCAATTGCTATAATTTGTGAAGAGTTACCTACCGAAAAGATAAAACATATAAGTTATGTAAAAGTAGCTGATGCAAATAGAGCATTGGCAATTATTGCTTCAAATTTTTATGATAATCCCTCTAACAAATTATCATTAGTTGGAGTTACTGGTACCAACGGAAAAACAACGGTTGCCACATTATTATACCAATTATTTAAAAAAGCAGGTTACAAAGTAGGTTTATTATCTACTGTACAAGTAATGATTGATGATGAAGTTTTTGGTGCTACTCATACAACGCCAGATTCTTTAAGTATTAATTTTTACTTAGACAAAATGTTAACTGCTGGTGTAGAGTATTGCTTTATGGAGGTGAGTTCTCACGGAATTCATCAACAAAGAACTGCAGGATTATTATTTTCTGGAGGTGTTTTCACCAATCTTTCTCACGATCATTTAGATTATCATGCAACTTTTGCAGAATACCGAAATGTTAAAAAATTATTTTTCGATACACTCTCTAAAAAAGCGTTTGTATTAACAAATTTAGATGATAAGAATGGGTCTTTTATGTTGCAAAACACCCAAGCGATAAAAAAGACCTACGCCTTAAAAACGGGAGCAGATTACAAAGCTAAAATTTTAGAAAAGCAAGTTTCTGGAACTTTAATTTCTGTGGATGGTATAGAAATATGGACACATTTAATAGGTGTTTTTAATATCTATAATTTAATAGCTGTAATTGCTACTGCAGATTTATTAGGAGTTAACAAGTTGTTGATATTAAAATATGTAAGCGAGTTAAAAAGTGTTAGCGGAAGGTTTGAAAATGTAGTTTCAGATACAGATATAACTGCCATTGTAGATTATGCACATACGCCAGATGCACTTAAAAATGTACTAGAAACCATTAATAATATTAAAAATAAGAATCAAAATGTTATAACTGTTGTTGGTTGTGGCGGTGATAGAGATAAGACAAAGCGACCAAAAATGGCTCATATTGCATCTCATTTAAGTACTCAGGTAATTTTAACGTCAGACAACCCTAGAACAGAAAATCCTCAAACCATTTTAAATGATATGGAAGCTGGTGTGCTACCAGAAAATGTTTCAAAAACCATTACCATACAAGATAGAAGACAAGCCATTAAAGCAGCGTGTAAGTTTGCTGTTTCAGGTGATATTTTATTGATTGCAGGTAAAGGACATGAAAATTATCAAGAAGTAAATGGCGTTCGGTCTCATTTTGACGATTTAGAGGAAGTAAAAAATTGTTTTAAACAACTTAAAAAATAA
- a CDS encoding penicillin-binding protein, translating to MTIFLLAIIFRVVHLQYVQGDVYRKLATELTIRQDTIYANKGNVYASDGNLLATSMSKFTIFMDLVTVKNSVFEENIVALSKELSKMLGNSPSYYQKRLRDAKNKKRRYFLIARNIGYTDYLKMKKFPIFNLGVYKGGFIAKHRTERAHPIGKIAERTIGYDDFRGEAGIEGAFADYMQGQNGLRWEQKIAKNQWKPITDYNEKEPVDGHDIITTIDVNIQDITHHALLDKLEYYQADHGCAVVMETATGEIKAISNLGRTSKGKYYEKRNYAIWESHEPGSTFKLASLLAVLDDKKIDTSTVVDTEKGRIFIHGAKVEDSHRGGYGKISAARVFEVSSNVGIVKLIKEHYDHQPEKFIEKLEKYGFTKPIGFQIKGEGKPKIPVPSDKSWSKISLEWMSWGYGVSVTPMQTLMFYNAIANNGVMVKPRFIKELRTQDKTEKVFKTEVLHPKIASQETINKVRKIMENVVVRGTAKEIYSPNFSMAGKTGTAKKFVQKHTDKDGKIVSAGYSNKRYVASFAGFFPAENPKYSCIVVIHDPKKDKGYYGGSVAGPVFKEIAQKIYTTTPIDKQAVDEEVQFKSIEKAYLSYDDILAKEYSEIPNVKGMSGMDALSLLENLGLKVKVNGVGKVVSQSLKKGTPIQKGKTILLKLS from the coding sequence ATGACGATATTTTTATTGGCTATTATTTTTAGGGTAGTACATCTACAATATGTTCAAGGAGATGTATACAGAAAATTAGCAACAGAACTTACTATTAGGCAAGATACTATTTATGCAAACAAAGGAAATGTATACGCATCCGATGGTAATTTGCTAGCTACATCGATGTCTAAGTTTACTATTTTTATGGATTTGGTAACTGTAAAAAATAGTGTTTTTGAAGAGAACATTGTGGCATTATCAAAAGAGCTTTCTAAAATGTTAGGCAATTCGCCAAGTTATTATCAAAAACGATTAAGAGACGCAAAAAATAAGAAAAGAAGGTATTTTTTAATTGCTAGAAACATAGGGTATACTGATTATTTAAAAATGAAAAAATTCCCAATTTTTAATTTGGGAGTTTATAAAGGAGGTTTTATCGCAAAGCATAGAACAGAACGTGCGCATCCGATAGGTAAAATTGCTGAACGAACAATTGGATACGACGATTTTAGAGGTGAGGCAGGTATAGAAGGTGCTTTTGCAGATTATATGCAAGGGCAAAACGGGTTGCGTTGGGAGCAAAAAATAGCAAAAAATCAATGGAAACCCATTACAGATTATAATGAGAAAGAGCCAGTAGATGGGCATGATATTATTACAACTATTGATGTAAATATTCAAGATATTACGCATCATGCACTGTTAGATAAATTAGAGTACTATCAAGCAGACCACGGTTGTGCGGTTGTAATGGAAACGGCGACTGGAGAAATAAAGGCAATTTCTAATTTAGGAAGAACTTCTAAAGGAAAATATTATGAAAAAAGAAATTATGCTATTTGGGAAAGTCATGAGCCAGGCTCTACTTTTAAATTAGCTAGTTTATTAGCGGTTTTAGATGATAAAAAAATAGATACATCAACAGTAGTAGATACTGAGAAAGGAAGGATTTTTATACATGGAGCAAAAGTAGAAGATTCTCACAGAGGTGGTTATGGAAAAATTTCTGCAGCCCGAGTTTTTGAAGTTTCTTCAAATGTTGGAATTGTTAAGTTGATAAAAGAGCATTACGATCATCAGCCAGAAAAGTTTATTGAAAAGTTAGAGAAATATGGATTTACCAAACCTATTGGTTTTCAAATAAAAGGAGAAGGAAAGCCAAAAATTCCTGTTCCTTCAGACAAAAGTTGGAGTAAAATTTCGTTAGAATGGATGTCTTGGGGATATGGTGTTTCTGTAACGCCAATGCAAACATTAATGTTTTATAATGCTATTGCAAATAACGGTGTTATGGTAAAACCAAGATTTATAAAAGAATTAAGAACTCAAGATAAAACAGAAAAGGTTTTTAAAACAGAAGTTTTACATCCAAAAATTGCCTCTCAGGAAACCATTAATAAGGTTCGAAAAATTATGGAAAATGTTGTGGTTAGAGGAACTGCAAAAGAAATTTATTCTCCTAACTTTTCTATGGCAGGTAAAACAGGTACTGCAAAGAAATTTGTTCAAAAGCATACAGATAAAGACGGAAAAATAGTTTCCGCAGGGTATTCTAACAAACGCTACGTAGCTTCTTTTGCCGGTTTTTTTCCTGCAGAAAATCCAAAGTACTCTTGCATAGTCGTAATTCATGACCCGAAAAAAGATAAGGGATATTACGGTGGTTCTGTTGCAGGACCAGTTTTTAAAGAAATAGCCCAAAAAATATATACTACAACTCCTATTGATAAACAAGCTGTAGATGAAGAAGTGCAATTTAAAAGCATCGAAAAGGCTTATTTATCATACGACGATATATTAGCTAAAGAATATTCAGAAATACCCAATGTTAAAGGAATGTCTGGTATGGATGCTTTATCGCTTTTAGAAAATTTAGGATTAAAAGTAAAAGTAAATGGAGTTGGTAAAGTGGTGTCTCAATCGTTAAAAAAGGGTACACCTATACAGAAAGGGAAAACTATATTATTAAAACTTTCATAA
- a CDS encoding FtsL-like putative cell division protein codes for MSKVKKNIYGFLRGSFLTEESAFKNWKIIIFIVFLMLIMITSSLNIDKKVIKISELNKRKRELRAEYIDTGTILMRMKMESTIRAKAKERGLGPSETPPKKIKVTIKQ; via the coding sequence ATGTCTAAAGTAAAGAAAAATATATATGGTTTTTTAAGAGGAAGTTTCCTGACAGAGGAGTCTGCTTTTAAAAATTGGAAAATCATAATTTTTATTGTTTTTCTGATGTTGATAATGATTACAAGTTCCTTAAACATTGATAAAAAAGTAATTAAAATATCTGAGCTAAATAAAAGAAAACGAGAGTTAAGAGCAGAATATATAGATACAGGAACCATTTTAATGCGAATGAAAATGGAATCGACTATAAGAGCAAAAGCGAAAGAAAGAGGTTTAGGACCTTCCGAAACACCACCTAAAAAAATTAAAGTAACCATAAAGCAATAA
- the rsmH gene encoding 16S rRNA (cytosine(1402)-N(4))-methyltransferase RsmH — protein sequence MKYHSPVLLKESIDALSIKEDGVYVDVTFGGGGHSKEILKRLGSKGKLFGFDQDADALENIIDDSRFTLIPQNFRFISRFLRFYGIKKVDGILADLGVSSHQFDEGDRGFSTRFDGMLDMRMNQQAKISAREVVNNYSEEKLADILFMYGELRNSRNIAKTIVEKRAEVNIETSFQLKEVLQKYLPKAKEHKILAQIFQAIRIEVNEELEVLKEFLNQVPNLLSENGRLSVISYHSLEDRLVKRFIRTGLFKGELEKDVFGNSNEPLQKVGKLIVPSPTEIKENNRARSAKLRIATLKVS from the coding sequence ATGAAATATCATAGTCCTGTTTTGTTAAAGGAGAGTATCGATGCTTTGTCTATAAAAGAAGATGGAGTTTATGTTGATGTTACTTTTGGAGGTGGAGGGCATTCTAAAGAAATTTTAAAAAGGCTTGGTTCGAAAGGAAAGTTGTTTGGTTTTGACCAAGATGCCGATGCTTTAGAAAATATTATTGATGATAGTCGATTTACTTTAATTCCGCAAAATTTTCGATTCATTTCGAGGTTTTTAAGGTTTTATGGGATAAAAAAAGTAGATGGAATTTTAGCAGACTTAGGGGTTTCTTCTCATCAATTCGACGAAGGAGATAGAGGTTTTTCTACCCGTTTTGATGGTATGTTGGATATGAGAATGAATCAACAAGCTAAGATATCTGCTAGAGAGGTGGTAAACAATTATTCGGAAGAAAAACTTGCTGATATTCTTTTTATGTATGGCGAGTTAAGAAATTCAAGAAATATCGCAAAAACAATTGTAGAGAAGAGAGCTGAAGTAAATATTGAAACCAGTTTTCAGTTAAAAGAAGTTCTTCAAAAATATTTACCAAAAGCTAAGGAACATAAAATTTTAGCACAAATTTTTCAGGCAATTAGAATAGAGGTGAATGAAGAATTAGAGGTTTTAAAAGAATTTTTAAATCAGGTGCCAAATTTGTTAAGTGAAAACGGTAGGTTAAGTGTTATCTCATATCATTCATTAGAAGATAGGTTGGTAAAAAGATTTATAAGAACTGGATTGTTTAAAGGAGAATTGGAAAAAGATGTTTTCGGTAACTCAAACGAGCCGTTACAAAAAGTTGGTAAGCTAATTGTTCCTTCGCCTACTGAAATTAAAGAAAACAATAGGGCTAGAAGCGCAAAATTAAGAATAGCAACTTTAAAGGTTTCTTAA